From Nerophis lumbriciformis linkage group LG38, RoL_Nlum_v2.1, whole genome shotgun sequence, the proteins below share one genomic window:
- the eno1b gene encoding enolase 1b, (alpha) isoform X2 — MSILKIHAREIFDSRGNPTVEVDLCTAQGLFRAAVPSGASTGIYEALELRDNDKSRYLGKGVSKAVEHINSSIAPALVGQEVSVVEQEKIDQMMIDMDGTENKSKFGANAILGVSLAVCKAGAAEKGVPLYRHIADLAGNPKVILPVPAFNVINGGSHAGNKLAMQEFMILPVGASTFKDAMRIGAEVYHNLKNVIKKKYGQDATNVGDEGGFAPNILENQEALELIKEAIAKAGYTDEVVIGMDVAASEFYREGKYDLDFKSPDDPSRYIAPEELAELYNSFVKDYPVVSIEDPFDQDDWSAWSDFTATTDIQVVGDDLTVTNPTRICKAVEENACNCLLLKVNQIGTVTESMRACKMAQESGWGVMVSHRSGETEDTFIADLVVGLCTGQIKTGAPCRSERLAKYNQILRIEEELGDEACFAGKNFRQPLAE, encoded by the exons GTCTGTTCAGGGCGGCGGTGCCAAGCGGAGCATCGACTGGCATTTATGAAGCCTTGGAACTGCGGGACAACGACAAGTCTCGTTATCTTGGCAAAG GGGTCTCCAAGGCTGTAGAGCATATCAACTCATCAATTGCACCCGCACTTGTTGGACAA GAAGTGTCTGTGGTTGAGCAAGAGAAAATTGACCAGATGATGATTGACATGGACGGCACAGAAAACAAAT CTAAATTTGGTGCTAACGCCATTCTCGGTGTGTCGCTGGCGGTTTGCAAAGCCGGCGCCGCAGAAAAAGGGGTCCCTCTTTATCGTCACATTGCTGACCTTGCAGGAAACCCGAAGGTCATCTTGCCTGTGCCG GCCTTCAATGTGATCAATGGAGGCTCCCATGCGGGCAACAAACTTGCCATGCAGGAGTTCATGATCCTTCCGGTTGGCGCCAGTACCTTCAAGGACGCCATGCGCATTGGAGCCGAAGTCTAccacaatttgaaaaatgtcatcaAGAAGAAGTACGGCCAGGATGCCACCAATGTGGGCGACGAAGGCGGCTTTGCCCCAAACATCCTGGAGAACCAGGAAG CGCTGGAGCTAATAAAGGAGGCCATCGCTAAGGCAGGGTACACAGATGAGGTGGTGATCGGTATGGACGTGGCAGCCTCTGAATTCTACAGAGAGGGAAAATACGACCTGGACTTCAAATCTCCTGACGATCCATCTCGCTACATCGCTCCTGAGGAGTTGGCTGAGCTCTACAACAGTTTTGTTAAGGATTATCCAG TGGTGTCCATCGAGGACCCGTTCGACCAGGACGACTGGTCGGCTTGGAGCGACTTCACTGCCACGACAGACATCCAGGTGGTCGGCGACGACCTCACTGTGACCAACCCGACTCGCATCTGCAAAGCCGTGGAGGAGAATGCCTGCAACTGTCTGCTGCTCAAAGTCAACCAGATCGGCACCGTTACAGAATCGATGCGAGC GTGCAAGATGGCACAGGAGAGCGGCTGGGGAGTGATGGTGAGCCATCGCTCTGGAGAGACAGAAGACACATTTATTGCAGATCTGGTGGTTGGCCTCTGCACTGGACAG ATCAAGACTGGTGCCCCTTGTCGCTCGGAGCGTTTGgccaaatacaatcaaattcttaG AATTGAAGAGGAGCTGGGAGACGAGGCTTGTTTCGCTGGGAAAAACTTCAGACAGCCCCTGGCAGAGTAA